A region from the Halomonas piscis genome encodes:
- a CDS encoding penicillin-binding protein 1A: MTLFRTLVLSLIGILVSLVGAVALATIAAALYFAPGLPDVRQLEDFDLHTPLRIYTRDGQLIGEYGEERRIPVDFQDIPEPLINALVAAEDQHYFEHPGVDPRGLVRAAVELARSGGTIQSGGSTITMQVARNYLLTLDQTFTRKFREILLALQMEQVLNKQEILSLYVNKIFLGHRAYGIAAASRTYYDRPMDELTLAESAMIAGLPKAPSAFNPLSNPERSLIRRNWILFRMRELGFIDPDVYQEAVQAPITAQRHVAQAEVEAAYVAEMARQYAIEQFGDKAYTSGYHIYTTIDSELQPLARRTLAQGLLAYDRRHGFRGPEQNDIPASLVEAQEKTATEGLEEELSESPEIRQTAREAAERSQTEVAGIEGDVSNWVQVLQRTPSYGLLEPAIVVESGEREMRVLTDEENVHTLDWEGMQWTGRGSAKKIAKRGDLIRVIIDEEEDTLRLSQRPEAEGALIAQQPRTGAILALQGGFDFDASKFNRAIQARRQSGSIFKPFIYLAALNDGEMNAASVVNDAPIVIDDGSDSLWRPVNSSRDFNGPMRLRPALARSRNLVTIRILQSMGLGYTINFLERFGFNPDHLPRGLSLALGSASLTPLEMTNAYAILANGGFKVSPWYIKRIERGEEDSATEVYKADPTAACRDCAEGQETVEIDGDSYRIAQRIADKEAVYILRDMLRDVIEHGTGRAALTLERDDIVGKTGSTNALRDAWFAGFNGNIATAVWVGKDSNQTIAEYGSQAALPIWKDFMGGALEGTPEAWPEQPETVVSMRVDPDTGLRMRDDESGGISELFDEEHLPSYQPRRVSRELERVSGSEGSGTAESIF; this comes from the coding sequence ATGACGCTTTTCCGCACCCTTGTGCTATCACTCATCGGCATACTGGTCTCCCTTGTCGGGGCCGTCGCGCTGGCCACGATAGCTGCCGCGCTGTACTTCGCGCCCGGACTCCCCGACGTGCGCCAGCTGGAGGACTTTGACCTCCACACGCCTCTGCGCATCTATACCCGGGACGGCCAGCTGATCGGTGAGTATGGCGAGGAGCGGCGCATCCCCGTGGATTTCCAGGACATTCCCGAGCCGCTGATCAATGCCCTGGTCGCCGCCGAGGACCAGCACTACTTCGAGCACCCCGGGGTTGACCCGCGCGGGCTGGTGCGCGCGGCCGTCGAGCTTGCCCGCAGCGGCGGCACCATTCAGTCCGGCGGCTCCACCATTACCATGCAGGTCGCGCGCAACTACCTGCTGACGCTGGACCAGACCTTTACCCGGAAATTTCGCGAGATCCTGCTGGCGCTGCAAATGGAGCAGGTGCTCAACAAGCAGGAAATCCTCTCGCTCTACGTCAACAAGATCTTTCTGGGTCACCGCGCCTACGGCATCGCCGCCGCCTCCCGAACCTACTACGACCGGCCCATGGACGAGCTGACGCTTGCCGAATCGGCAATGATTGCCGGGCTGCCCAAGGCGCCGTCGGCGTTCAATCCGCTGTCCAACCCCGAACGCTCGCTGATTCGGCGCAACTGGATTCTGTTTCGCATGCGCGAGCTGGGCTTTATCGATCCGGACGTCTACCAGGAAGCGGTCCAGGCGCCGATTACCGCCCAGCGTCACGTGGCCCAGGCCGAGGTGGAAGCCGCCTACGTTGCGGAAATGGCGCGCCAGTATGCCATCGAGCAGTTCGGCGACAAGGCCTATACCAGCGGCTACCACATTTACACCACCATCGACAGCGAGCTTCAGCCCCTGGCCCGCCGCACGCTGGCCCAGGGGCTTCTGGCCTACGACCGCCGCCACGGCTTTCGCGGGCCCGAGCAGAACGACATCCCCGCCAGCCTGGTCGAGGCCCAGGAAAAAACCGCCACCGAGGGGCTTGAAGAAGAGCTCTCCGAGTCGCCGGAAATCCGCCAGACCGCCCGCGAGGCCGCCGAGCGCAGCCAGACCGAAGTGGCAGGCATCGAGGGCGACGTGAGCAACTGGGTGCAGGTGCTCCAGCGTACACCAAGCTACGGCCTGCTCGAGCCTGCCATCGTGGTCGAGAGCGGCGAGCGGGAAATGCGCGTGCTCACCGACGAGGAAAACGTCCACACCCTCGACTGGGAAGGCATGCAGTGGACGGGCAGGGGTAGCGCCAAAAAGATTGCCAAGCGCGGCGACCTAATCCGCGTGATCATTGACGAGGAGGAAGACACCCTGCGCCTGTCTCAGCGCCCCGAGGCCGAGGGCGCGCTGATTGCCCAGCAGCCGCGCACCGGCGCCATTCTGGCGCTGCAGGGCGGCTTTGACTTCGACGCCAGCAAGTTCAACCGCGCCATTCAGGCCCGCCGTCAGTCCGGCTCGATCTTCAAGCCGTTCATTTATCTGGCGGCGCTCAACGACGGCGAGATGAACGCGGCGAGCGTGGTCAACGACGCCCCCATCGTCATCGACGACGGCAGCGATTCGCTGTGGCGCCCGGTCAACTCCAGCCGCGACTTCAACGGCCCCATGCGCCTGCGCCCGGCGCTGGCCCGCTCGCGCAACCTGGTCACCATCCGCATCCTGCAAAGTATGGGGCTTGGCTATACCATCAACTTCCTCGAGCGCTTCGGCTTCAACCCCGATCACCTGCCCCGGGGGCTGTCGCTGGCGCTGGGCAGCGCCAGCCTGACGCCCCTGGAGATGACCAACGCCTACGCCATCCTCGCCAACGGCGGCTTCAAGGTGTCGCCCTGGTACATCAAGCGCATCGAGCGCGGCGAGGAGGACAGCGCCACCGAGGTCTACAAGGCCGACCCCACGGCGGCCTGTCGCGACTGCGCCGAGGGGCAAGAGACCGTGGAGATCGACGGCGATAGCTACCGCATAGCCCAGCGCATCGCCGACAAGGAAGCCGTCTACATTCTCCGCGACATGCTCCGCGACGTCATCGAACACGGCACCGGGCGCGCCGCGCTGACCCTTGAGCGCGACGACATCGTGGGCAAGACCGGCAGCACCAACGCCCTCCGGGACGCCTGGTTTGCCGGCTTCAACGGCAATATCGCCACCGCCGTCTGGGTGGGCAAGGACAGCAACCAGACCATCGCCGAATACGGCTCCCAGGCGGCCCTGCCGATCTGGAAGGACTTCATGGGCGGCGCCCTTGAGGGCACCCCCGAAGCCTGGCCGGAGCAGCCGGAAACCGTCGTCAGCATGCGGGTCGACCCGGATACCGGGCTGCGCATGCGCGACGACGAGTCCGGGGGCATCAGCGAGCTTTTCGACGAGGAGCACCTGCCCAGCTATCAGCCGCGGCGCGTCAGCCGCGAGCTGGAAAGAGTCAGCGGCTCCGAAGGCTCCGGCACCGCCGAGTCGATCTTCTGA
- a CDS encoding PilN domain-containing protein yields the protein MSVRINLLPWRAARRERRTRRVQLWLVGMLIAGTALGFGVARYYQAALDAQQERNQYIRQQTERLDEAIRDVTQYERQVEQFREQIALFASLQDERLQTIRLLNGVSQSVAQGVVYQRLARSDDEVSVTARAGSDRQISEQLRRIAQLPAMGVPRFSEVESESETRRQFRFRVEQKRAGDDTLTAEDSGMAKEAGQ from the coding sequence ATGAGTGTCAGGATCAATCTGCTGCCCTGGCGCGCGGCACGCCGAGAACGCCGCACGCGCCGGGTGCAGCTGTGGCTGGTGGGCATGCTAATAGCGGGGACGGCGCTGGGCTTTGGCGTGGCGCGCTACTATCAGGCGGCGCTCGACGCCCAGCAGGAGCGCAATCAGTATATTCGCCAGCAAACCGAACGGCTGGACGAGGCCATCCGTGACGTCACGCAGTACGAACGCCAGGTAGAGCAGTTTCGGGAACAGATAGCGCTCTTTGCCTCGCTGCAGGACGAGCGCCTGCAGACGATCCGGCTTTTGAATGGGGTTTCCCAAAGTGTGGCTCAGGGGGTGGTCTATCAGCGCCTGGCGCGCAGCGATGATGAGGTCAGCGTAACGGCCCGGGCGGGCAGCGACAGGCAGATTTCCGAACAGCTAAGGCGTATCGCCCAGCTGCCGGCGATGGGAGTGCCGCGGTTTTCCGAGGTGGAAAGCGAAAGCGAGACCCGGCGCCAGTTCCGTTTCCGGGTGGAGCAAAAGCGCGCCGGGGATGACACCCTGACCGCAGAGGATAGCGGGATGGCAAAGGAGGCCGGCCAATGA
- a CDS encoding IS5 family transposase (programmed frameshift), with protein sequence MSRLKLRDDQWERIEHLLPGKASDCGVTAKDNRLFVEAVLWIARTGAPWRDLPESFGRWHTVYMRYNRWSRKGVWQRIFDTVADDPDLEQLMIDGSIVRVHQHGAFKKNTQDVEAMGKSRGGLSTKIHAAVDALGNPVRLVLTPGQASEYGAAPALLEGFSPQAVLGDKGYDSTALRDMIQAAGAEPVIPPKKNRLARIEVDWHCYQDRNLVERFFQKIKKFRRLSTRYERLARNYQSLLCLVSAAIWLA encoded by the exons ATGAGTCGGTTGAAGTTACGCGATGATCAGTGGGAGCGAATCGAGCACCTGCTCCCCGGCAAAGCCTCAGACTGTGGGGTAACTGCCAAGGACAATCGCCTGTTCGTGGAAGCCGTGCTCTGGATCGCTCGGACCGGCGCCCCGTGGCGTGATCTTCCCGAATCTTTTGGGCGCTGGCACACCGTCTACATGCGGTATAACCGTTGGTCACGAAAGGGCGTTTGGCAGCGTATTTTTGACACAGTAGCCGACGATCCCGATCTAGAGCAGCTGATGATCGACGGTAGCATCGTCAGGGTGCACCAGCATGGAGCGT TCAAAAAAAACACGCAAGACGTCGAAGCCATGGGCAAATCTCGAGGCGGATTGAGCACCAAAATTCATGCCGCAGTCGATGCGTTAGGTAACCCAGTACGATTGGTTCTCACACCGGGCCAGGCGTCGGAGTATGGTGCTGCTCCCGCTCTACTGGAAGGTTTTTCCCCGCAAGCGGTGCTGGGCGACAAGGGGTATGACTCCACTGCTCTGCGGGACATGATTCAGGCCGCAGGTGCCGAGCCGGTGATTCCTCCGAAAAAGAATCGTTTGGCGCGCATTGAAGTAGACTGGCACTGTTACCAAGATCGCAATCTGGTGGAGAGGTTCTTTCAGAAAATCAAGAAGTTCCGGCGGTTATCTACACGCTATGAGCGACTGGCAAGAAACTACCAGTCACTCCTCTGCCTCGTGTCAGCCGCCATATGGCTGGCCTAA
- the ubiU gene encoding ubiquinone anaerobic biosynthesis protein UbiU has product MELVCPAGNLPALKRAVDEGADAVYFGFQNTTNARQFAGLNFTDKRAREGIDYAHARGKRVFCAINTYPQPESFAMWTRAVDDAAELGVDALILADMGLLDYAAKRYPDLSRHLSVQGSATSHEALRFYHEQFGIRRAVLPRVLSMTQVRDLAGQSPVELEVFAFGSLCIMAEGRCYLSSYLTGESPNTRGVCSPAAHVRWEETEAGLESRLNGVLIDRYGKGENAGYPTLCKGRFEVEGETYHAIEEPTSLNTLELLPELAELNISAVKIEGRQRSPAYVSKVAGIWREAIDRLDTAPGRFHPDPAWIAGLGEISEGTTTTLGAYERRWK; this is encoded by the coding sequence ATGGAGCTTGTCTGCCCGGCCGGCAATCTGCCCGCGCTCAAGCGCGCCGTAGACGAAGGTGCCGACGCCGTCTATTTCGGTTTTCAAAACACCACCAACGCCCGCCAGTTTGCCGGACTCAACTTTACCGACAAGCGCGCACGGGAAGGCATCGACTACGCCCACGCCCGGGGCAAGCGGGTATTCTGCGCGATTAACACCTACCCCCAGCCCGAGAGCTTTGCCATGTGGACCCGCGCGGTGGACGACGCTGCCGAGCTCGGCGTGGACGCGCTGATTCTCGCCGACATGGGCCTGCTCGACTACGCCGCCAAGCGCTACCCCGACCTTTCCCGCCATCTTTCCGTCCAGGGCTCGGCGACGAGCCATGAGGCGCTCAGGTTCTACCACGAGCAGTTCGGCATCCGCCGCGCGGTGCTGCCCCGGGTGCTGTCGATGACCCAGGTGCGCGACCTGGCCGGGCAGTCGCCGGTAGAGCTCGAGGTCTTTGCCTTCGGCAGCCTGTGCATCATGGCCGAGGGGCGCTGCTATCTGTCGTCGTATCTCACCGGCGAATCGCCCAACACCCGGGGCGTATGCTCGCCGGCGGCCCACGTGCGCTGGGAGGAAACCGAGGCGGGGCTCGAATCCCGGCTCAACGGCGTACTCATCGACCGCTACGGCAAAGGCGAAAACGCCGGCTACCCCACCCTGTGCAAGGGGCGCTTCGAGGTCGAGGGCGAGACCTACCACGCCATCGAGGAGCCCACCAGCCTGAATACCCTGGAGCTTTTGCCCGAGCTGGCCGAGCTGAATATCAGCGCGGTGAAGATCGAAGGTCGGCAAAGAAGCCCGGCCTACGTATCGAAGGTGGCCGGTATCTGGCGCGAGGCCATCGACCGGCTGGACACCGCCCCCGGACGCTTTCATCCAGACCCCGCCTGGATCGCCGGGCTCGGCGAAATATCCGAAGGCACTACCACCACCCTGGGCGCCTACGAGCGCCGCTGGAAATAG
- the pilM gene encoding type IV pilus assembly protein PilM has product MRLFNRHDGLIGIDITSMTVKLLELKASGGGYQVESYAVRPLPDGAVEERRIQDVEAVAEVLGRAVSRARPTTRKAAVAVPASSAITKTLAFPASLSEEDIEERIVTESDRHIPFPFNEVAFDFQCLGPSAFNEDEQRVLLVACRRQEIAQLTDTLERAGLEPVVVDVESFAVERAFGVVRRQLKDRSASDPEACVGLVDVGANINAFHVMRGDNIIYTRDTVFGGRRLTDAIGSRYDMSREEAGYAKKYGGLPDDYQAEVLDPFLDTIVQQVGRSLQLYYSAGRHHEVREIVLAGGTSLIPGLAERIAEDSGMRVTIANPFECMTVSRRIDLDALTRDAPAMLTACGLAMRAKG; this is encoded by the coding sequence ATGCGACTTTTTAACAGACACGACGGGCTGATCGGCATCGACATTACCTCGATGACGGTCAAGCTGCTGGAGCTCAAGGCGTCGGGCGGCGGCTACCAGGTGGAAAGCTACGCGGTGAGGCCGCTGCCCGACGGCGCCGTTGAGGAGCGCCGCATACAGGACGTTGAGGCCGTGGCCGAGGTGCTCGGTCGCGCGGTAAGCCGCGCCAGGCCCACCACCCGCAAGGCGGCGGTGGCCGTACCCGCAAGCTCGGCGATCACCAAGACGCTGGCATTTCCCGCCTCGCTGAGCGAGGAAGATATCGAAGAGCGTATTGTCACCGAGTCGGATCGTCATATACCGTTTCCGTTCAATGAGGTGGCCTTTGACTTTCAGTGTCTGGGCCCGTCGGCATTCAACGAGGACGAGCAGCGCGTGCTGCTGGTGGCCTGCCGCCGCCAGGAGATTGCCCAGCTGACCGATACCCTGGAGCGCGCCGGCCTGGAGCCGGTAGTGGTGGACGTTGAGTCGTTTGCCGTGGAGCGCGCCTTTGGGGTGGTGAGACGCCAGCTCAAGGACAGAAGTGCAAGCGATCCCGAGGCCTGTGTCGGACTGGTGGATGTCGGCGCCAATATTAACGCCTTTCACGTCATGCGCGGCGACAACATCATTTATACCCGCGATACCGTCTTTGGCGGGCGCAGGCTCACCGACGCCATCGGCAGCCGCTACGACATGTCCAGGGAAGAAGCCGGCTATGCCAAGAAGTACGGCGGGCTGCCCGACGACTATCAGGCCGAGGTGCTGGATCCGTTTCTGGACACGATAGTGCAACAGGTGGGGCGCTCGCTGCAATTGTATTACTCGGCGGGGCGCCACCACGAGGTGAGAGAAATCGTGCTGGCCGGCGGTACCAGCCTGATTCCCGGCCTTGCCGAGCGCATCGCCGAGGACAGCGGCATGCGGGTGACGATCGCCAACCCCTTCGAGTGCATGACGGTCAGCCGGCGTATCGACCTGGACGCGCTGACCCGCGATGCGCCGGCCATGCTCACCGCGTGCGGACTGGCCATGAGGGCCAAGGGATGA
- a CDS encoding aconitate hydratase, translated as MSKNSTAKNVAQKLIEAHLVEGEMNATEPIAIAIDQTLTQDATGTMVMLELEAMGLDRVKTELSAQYVDHNLIQGDNKNPDDHFFLQSSAARLGVWFSRAGNGVSHPTHQQHFGKPGKTLLGSDSHTPAAGSMGMLAIGAGGIDVAMAMAGEPFHLKMPEIWGVKLTGKLNDWVSAKDVILEMLRRHGVDGGSGRIIEYYGPGLETLSAMDRHVIANMGAELGATTSVFPSDEAVKGFLTAVGRGDDWQELKADEGADYDVHETIELSSVEPLIAKPSSPGKVVPVREVAGEPLSQAYIGSSANPGYRDLAIAAAMVKGRQIHDWISFDINPTSRSILETLVRDGHVASLLGAGARLHQAGCNGCIGMGQAPANDTNSLRTTPRNFPGRSGTREDRVFLCSPETATASALRGEITDPRDLDFAYPLIEEPASPIINTQNLFAPLEEEEARKVELIKGPNIESLPQFEPLEESFELPILVKAGDDVSTDEIMPAGSEVLPYRSNIPRIAEFSLRGVDESYVEQAREKGDHIIVAGANYGQGSSREHAAIAPRYLGLRLVIAKSFARIHWQNLINFGVLPLTFASDDDYERVRAGESLSFESLHEALKQGDTLKARGASGEIALKHGLSSRQVEVLLAGGLINWMRANKKAA; from the coding sequence ATGTCTAAAAACAGCACGGCCAAAAACGTTGCCCAGAAGCTGATCGAGGCCCACCTGGTGGAAGGCGAAATGAACGCCACAGAGCCGATCGCCATCGCCATCGACCAGACCCTCACCCAGGACGCCACCGGCACCATGGTGATGCTGGAGCTGGAGGCCATGGGCCTTGATCGGGTCAAGACCGAGCTTTCCGCCCAGTACGTGGATCACAACCTGATCCAGGGCGACAACAAGAACCCCGACGATCATTTCTTCCTGCAGAGCTCCGCCGCCAGGCTCGGGGTGTGGTTCTCCCGGGCCGGCAACGGCGTCAGCCACCCCACCCACCAGCAGCATTTCGGCAAGCCCGGCAAGACCCTGCTGGGCTCGGACAGCCATACCCCGGCAGCAGGCTCCATGGGCATGCTGGCCATCGGCGCCGGCGGCATCGACGTGGCCATGGCCATGGCCGGGGAGCCCTTCCATCTCAAGATGCCGGAAATCTGGGGAGTCAAGCTGACCGGCAAGCTCAACGACTGGGTCAGCGCCAAGGACGTCATTCTGGAGATGCTGCGCCGTCACGGGGTCGACGGCGGCAGCGGGCGCATCATCGAATACTACGGCCCGGGCCTTGAGACGCTGTCCGCCATGGACCGCCACGTGATCGCCAACATGGGCGCAGAGCTCGGCGCCACTACCAGCGTCTTTCCCTCCGACGAGGCGGTGAAGGGTTTCCTGACGGCGGTGGGCCGCGGCGACGACTGGCAAGAGCTCAAGGCGGACGAAGGCGCCGACTACGACGTTCACGAGACCATCGAACTTTCCAGCGTCGAGCCGCTGATCGCTAAGCCCTCCAGCCCGGGCAAGGTGGTGCCGGTGCGGGAAGTGGCCGGAGAGCCGCTATCCCAGGCCTATATCGGCTCCTCCGCCAACCCGGGCTATCGAGACCTGGCTATCGCCGCGGCCATGGTCAAGGGGCGCCAAATCCACGACTGGATTTCCTTCGACATCAACCCCACCTCGCGCTCGATTCTCGAGACGCTGGTGCGCGACGGCCACGTGGCAAGCCTGCTGGGCGCCGGGGCACGGCTGCACCAGGCCGGCTGCAACGGCTGCATCGGCATGGGCCAGGCGCCGGCCAACGACACCAACAGCCTGCGCACCACGCCGCGCAACTTCCCCGGCCGTTCCGGCACCCGGGAAGACCGCGTTTTCCTGTGCAGCCCGGAAACCGCCACCGCCTCGGCGCTGCGCGGCGAGATCACCGATCCGCGGGATCTGGATTTCGCCTATCCCCTTATCGAAGAGCCCGCTTCGCCGATCATCAACACCCAGAACCTGTTTGCGCCCCTGGAGGAAGAGGAGGCCCGAAAGGTCGAGCTGATCAAGGGGCCCAACATCGAGTCGCTGCCCCAGTTCGAGCCCCTCGAGGAAAGTTTCGAACTGCCCATCCTGGTGAAGGCCGGCGACGACGTTTCCACGGACGAGATCATGCCCGCCGGCAGCGAGGTGCTGCCCTATCGCAGCAACATCCCCAGGATTGCCGAGTTTTCCCTGCGCGGCGTCGACGAAAGCTACGTCGAGCAGGCCAGGGAAAAAGGCGACCACATCATCGTTGCCGGCGCCAACTACGGCCAGGGGTCGAGCCGGGAACACGCCGCCATCGCCCCGCGCTATCTGGGCCTGCGCCTCGTGATTGCCAAGAGCTTCGCGCGCATTCACTGGCAGAACCTGATCAATTTCGGCGTGCTGCCGCTGACATTTGCCAGCGACGACGACTACGAGAGAGTCAGGGCCGGCGAGTCTCTGAGCTTCGAGAGCCTGCACGAGGCCTTGAAGCAGGGCGATACGCTCAAGGCCAGAGGCGCAAGCGGCGAGATAGCCCTGAAGCACGGCCTGAGCAGCCGCCAGGTCGAGGTGCTGCTCGCCGGCGGGCTGATCAACTGGATGCGGGCCAACAAGAAAGCGGCCTGA
- a CDS encoding type IV pilus inner membrane component PilO: protein MPGAENIMFSGEWLVNEWRQLKRIDWQGLEFSEAGSWPVLLKLLSCALALALAFAAVGWLVVKDHRAALDEARAEEEQLLDEFREKAVKAAYLPRVRQKLALLGEQMQEVREMLPTTVEIPTLLDSINDAAVEHRLQIDHIRSQPTVDRAFYVEHPFSIQVQGGYHQIAGFVAEMAALPRVVTQHDFVLQPLEGAQESGLLSLSMQARTYSYQAPAAEEEAIKADKEAPDA, encoded by the coding sequence ATGCCGGGAGCAGAGAACATCATGTTTAGCGGCGAATGGCTGGTAAACGAGTGGCGCCAGCTGAAACGGATTGACTGGCAGGGACTTGAGTTCAGCGAAGCCGGCAGCTGGCCGGTTTTGCTCAAGCTTCTCAGCTGTGCGCTGGCGCTGGCGCTGGCGTTTGCCGCTGTGGGCTGGCTGGTGGTGAAGGACCATCGCGCGGCGCTGGATGAGGCCAGGGCGGAGGAGGAGCAGCTGCTGGACGAATTTCGGGAAAAGGCCGTCAAGGCGGCGTACCTGCCCCGGGTGCGCCAAAAGCTGGCTCTGCTCGGCGAGCAGATGCAGGAAGTGCGGGAAATGCTGCCGACGACGGTGGAAATCCCCACGCTGCTCGACAGCATCAACGATGCGGCGGTGGAGCATCGTCTGCAAATCGACCATATCCGTTCGCAGCCAACGGTGGACCGAGCTTTCTACGTGGAGCACCCGTTCAGTATTCAGGTGCAGGGCGGCTACCATCAGATTGCCGGCTTTGTCGCGGAAATGGCCGCGCTGCCGCGGGTGGTCACCCAGCACGACTTTGTGCTGCAGCCGCTCGAGGGGGCTCAGGAGAGCGGCCTGCTCAGCCTTTCCATGCAGGCGCGTACCTACAGCTACCAGGCGCCCGCCGCTGAGGAGGAAGCGATCAAAGCTGACAAGGAGGCGCCCGATGCCTAG
- a CDS encoding IS5 family transposase (programmed frameshift), with protein sequence MSRLKLRDDQWERIEHLLPGKASDCGVTAKDNRLFVEAVLWIARTGAPWRDLPESFGRWHTVYMRYNRWSRKGVWQRIFDTVADDPDLEQLMIDGSIVRVHQHGAFKKNTQDVEAMGKSRGGLSTKIHAAVDALGNPVRLVLTPGQASEYGAAPALLEGFSPQAVLGDKGYDSTALRDMIQAAGAEPVIPPKKNRLARIEVDWHCYQDRNLVERFFQKIKKFRRLSTRYERLARNYQSLLCLVSAAIWLA encoded by the exons ATGAGTCGGTTGAAGTTACGCGATGATCAGTGGGAGCGAATCGAGCACCTGCTCCCCGGCAAAGCCTCAGACTGTGGGGTAACTGCCAAGGACAATCGCCTGTTCGTGGAAGCCGTGCTCTGGATCGCTCGGACCGGCGCCCCGTGGCGTGATCTTCCCGAATCTTTTGGGCGCTGGCACACCGTCTACATGCGGTATAACCGTTGGTCACGAAAGGGCGTTTGGCAGCGTATTTTTGACACAGTAGCCGACGATCCCGATCTAGAGCAGCTGATGATCGACGGTAGCATCGTCAGGGTGCACCAGCATGGAGCGT TCAAAAAAAACACGCAAGACGTCGAAGCCATGGGCAAATCTCGAGGCGGATTGAGCACCAAAATTCATGCCGCAGTCGATGCGTTAGGTAACCCAGTACGATTGGTTCTCACACCGGGCCAGGCGTCGGAGTATGGTGCTGCTCCCGCTCTACTGGAAGGTTTTTCCCCGCAAGCAGTGCTGGGCGACAAGGGGTATGACTCCACTGCTCTGCGGGACATGATTCAGGCCGCAGGTGCCGAGCCGGTGATTCCTCCGAAAAAGAATCGTTTGGCGCGCATTGAAGTAGACTGGCACTGTTACCAAGATCGCAATCTGGTGGAGAGGTTCTTTCAGAAAATCAAGAAGTTCCGGCGGTTATCTACACGCTATGAGCGACTGGCAAGAAACTACCAGTCACTCCTCTGCCTCGTGTCAGCCGCCATATGGCTGGCCTAA